From a single Nicotiana tabacum cultivar K326 chromosome 8, ASM71507v2, whole genome shotgun sequence genomic region:
- the LOC142163406 gene encoding uncharacterized protein LOC142163406: MTRSSIKELVNYDPEIERSLRLRRKGQELSSQSIACEGMENQKVENINPREVPPPVQIEDQFDEVAPRPANRILRDYARPDRFNCESSIRKPPVASNNFEIRTGLIQTIQQSCIFTGDASEDPHSHLVDFLELVETAKYNGVPPEAIKLRLFPFSLKGDANTWLRSLPQGSITTWDQMTQKFLNKYFSPAKTTKLRQDISNFLQTDTESVYQAWERLKPSSRNVIDAAEGGSIMGKTTEEALQLLNEISENDIQWPSERIIIKKAATVNQVNTQKPSQSEACDMCGGNQQNHECQAINHNDEHVNVIGYKQYPFGSSMTQKHPGFQGAIQMVQRTLKAYRSNKYRIHPDTRIQTMVTDEKMEIQKSSLKNLEIQLSQLAALVSEKIQGPLPSNTEKNPKEHLKAITLRSGKDLDEPYVDQSEQQVNNGKNVEIPSEPSKKNEVKKKEEKNIEKLTPLPVTIPFPQKMKREKLDNQFAKFMEILKQIHINIHFTDALLQMPSYAKFLNLSSKRKLEEVFVLDLGEIKDTSVSLQFVDQSTKKPKGIIENVLVRVDKFVFPVDFIVLEMKECPNEPIILGRPFLATGRAIIDVHQGQLILRVDEERVIFDMQKILRYSGDETSSSCFSIDMISYLTDELKDDQLISNSIERCLVKSGTTQDDDPTIRKKYWTKIQKKKR; encoded by the exons ATGACCCGCTCTTCTATAAAAGAGTTGGTCAATtacgatcctgaaattgaaagatCTCTTCGATTGCGCAGGAAAGGACAAGAATTATCTTCCCAAAGCATAGCTTGTGAAGGTATGGAGAATCAGAAAGTAGAAAATATCAACCCACGCGAAGTACCACCACCAGTCCAAATAGAGGATCAATTTGATGAAGTGGCACCAAGGCCAGCAAACAGAATCCTAAGGGATTATGCTAGACCTGACCGCTTCAACTGTGAATCTAGTATCAGAAAACCTCCAGTGGCAtccaacaactttgaaatcagGACTGGCCTGATTCAAACAATTCAACAGTCTTGCATCTTCACTGGAGACGCAAGTGAAGATCCACACAGTCATTTAGTTGACTTTTTGGAACTTGTTGAAACAGCTAAGTATAATGGagtacctcctgaagctatcaagttaaggctatttcctttctctttaaAAGGAGATGCCAATACGTGGTTGCGAAGTTTGCCACAAGGTTCCATTACCACATGGGATCAAATGACTCagaaatttttaaacaaatatttttccccTGCTAAAACTACAAAGTTAAGACAAGACATATCTAATTTCTTGCAGACTGACACAGAGTCAGTTTATCAAGCTTGGGAAAG GCTAAAACCCTCTTCTAGAAATGTGATAGATGCAGCTGAAGGAGGTTCAATAATGGGAAAAACAACAGAGGAAGCATTGCAATTGCTGAATGAAATTTCTGAGAATGACATCCAATGGCCATCTGAGCGTATAATTATCAAGAAGGCCGCTACAGTAAATCAG GTGAATACACAAAAACCAAGCCAATCTGAGGCTTGTGACATGTGTGGAGGAAATCAGCAGAACCATGAATGTCAAGCAATCAATCACAATGATGAACATGTCAATGTCATCGGTTACAAGCAGTATCCTTTTGGAAGTTCAATGACACAAAAACATCCAGGATTTCAGGGAGCAATCCAAATGGTGCAGAGAACTCTCAAAGCTTACAGAAGCAACAAATACAGGATCCACCCGGATACCAGAATCCAAACCATG GTCACTGATGAAAAGATGGAGATCCAAAAATCATCCCTCAAAAATCTGGAAATACAGTTGAGCCAATTGGCAGCTCTTGTTTCAGAAAAGATTCAAGGTCCTTTACCAAGCAATACAGAGAAAAACCCAAAAGAGCACCTTAAGGCCATCACCTTACGGTCAGGTAAGGATCTTGATGAACCCTATGTAGACCAGTCAGAACAACAGGTAAACAACGGTAAGAATGTTGAAATACCCTCTGAACCATCTAAAAAGAATGAagtcaagaaaaaagaagaaaaaaatattgaaaaattgaCTCCTCTCCCTGTGACTATTCCCTTtccacaaaaaatgaaaagagaaaagcttgACAACCAATTTGCAAAATTTATggagattttaaaacaaattcatATCAATATTCATTTTACTGATGCTTTGTTGCAAATGCCTTCATATGCCAAATTTTTAAATttgtcaagtaaaagaaaattagaaGAAGTTTTTGTG TTAGATCTTGGTGAAATAAAAGACACAAGTGTTTCTCTTCAGTTTGTAGATCAAAGTACTAAGAAACCTAAGGGAATAATTGAAAATGTACTCGTAAGAGTAGATAAGTTTGTTTTCCCTGTAGATTTTATAGTGCTTGAAATGAAAGAATGTCCTAATGAACCAATAATTTTAGGTAGACCATTTCTTGCTACAGGAAGAGCAATTATAGATGTTCATCAAGGACAATTAATTTTaagagttgatgaagaaagagtcatatttgatatgcaaaagatactaAGATATTCAGGAGATGAAACATCATCTTCATGTTTTTCAATTGACATGATTAGTTATCTTACAGATGAATTAAAAGATGATCAATTAATTTCAAATTCAATAGAAAGATGCTTGGTCAAATCAGGCACCACACAGGACGATGATCCCACTATCAGAAAGAAATATTGGACAAAGAttcagaagaagaagagatga